A single Ignavibacteriales bacterium DNA region contains:
- a CDS encoding glutathione peroxidase has protein sequence MNNNISDVTMKDIDGNPVNFADYKGKVLLIVNVASKCGYTKQYSDLEAIYQKYKDQGFLVLGFPCNDFGNQEPGTADEIKEFCSTTFNVSFPLFEKVTVLANKSPLFEKLTNNSVTGDSAIRWNFEKFLIDKEGNIVARYRSGVKPTDTEITSVIERELSKN, from the coding sequence ATGAACAATAATATTTCAGATGTTACCATGAAGGATATTGACGGGAACCCGGTCAATTTTGCCGATTACAAAGGAAAGGTTCTGCTGATCGTTAATGTTGCCAGCAAATGCGGCTACACCAAACAGTATTCCGACCTTGAAGCAATTTACCAGAAATATAAAGATCAGGGATTCCTCGTCCTTGGATTCCCCTGCAATGATTTCGGCAACCAGGAACCCGGAACCGCGGATGAAATTAAAGAATTCTGCTCAACAACTTTTAATGTAAGCTTCCCTCTGTTTGAGAAGGTTACCGTACTGGCAAATAAGTCACCGCTATTCGAAAAGCTGACGAACAATTCAGTAACCGGAGACTCCGCCATCAGATGGAACTTCGAGAAATTCCTGATTGACAAAGAAGGAAACATTGTCGCCCGTTACAGAAGCGGAGTTAAACCAACCGATACCGAAATTACCTCGGTCATTGAAAGAGAACTTTCCAAAAACTGA
- a CDS encoding S8 family serine peptidase, whose protein sequence is MRSFVTFSLFLMMGILLHAQPRNYVPGELLVQMKAGKTPGLMTMQNQSAGLTIKELIADEMNIWLIGYDESVISDAAALSLVKNYDDVHAAQFNHYISHRPGVPDNETASPWNSPFTTTPNDPRFAEQWGLNNTGQSGGTPDADIDAPEAWDFHTGGLTAFGDTVVVAVVDGGFDLNHQDLNYYKNWRDIPGNGLDDDQNGYIDDYNGWNAYDQNGNIPSDQHGTHVAGIVGAKGNNALGVSGVNWNVKVMAVAGSSGQEAIVLRAYNYILKMRKLYNQTNGQQGAFVVATNASFGVDYGQPSNYPLWCAVYDSLGVQGVLSCGATANANVNVDLQGDIPTACASDFLVSVTNTTRTDAKNSGAAYGLTTIDLGAPGSAVLSTVPNNGYSSLTGTSMATPMVSGAIGLMFAAANPQLMSFYKLNPALGALQFKEYLLSSTDPIPALNGITVTGGRLNIYKALLAIAVPPDTIAPTRVQDLAASEVTSSSVRLQWTTPLDTTRNGVAGYDIRYAVTPITDSASFNAALPVSYSHTPDTTGAPVSAPVSGLTPNTTYYFALRAYDIWANWSDISNVVSVTTWQVPVFSAAPDSMFHYLNLNGTRTDSVVISNISLHQSTMEWSVTFENNTFPAGSLKAAVISSVARSEDSRLQVKQNPPQTFGAAGRGSGGPDAFGYTWIDSDEPSGPAFVWNDISATGAELTNWISTGTFGARDEGYSGPVALPFNFKFYGETQNAVYVSSNGMILFAVPTANNFTNANLPASTAPNGIIAPFWDDLDGTNGGKVYTKQEGNTFVIQYNNWPRYSTTGSALTFQVVLHQSGKIVFYYKTMTSSTLNSATVGIENLTGTVGLPVAFNAVYVKNNHAVAIQAEPDWLQAQNFSGMLYNGNSASVVLTFNASDFPQGLYSMDMKISSTDPAVPVKTVPVVMWASGVIPVELSSFRTEAEKGAVHIYWSTATETNNESFIIERKKKEGEWTAAGTVQGRGTTTQPAEYRFTDYPETAGTYYYRLKQRDFDGTVRITAEGEVLVGMPSVISLGQNYPNPFNPATRIDYQIPSDSKVVIEIYEMTGQKIATLLNAEQSAGYYSLDVSAGSHGLSSGIYLYRLTAVEEESGRSITLSRKMVILK, encoded by the coding sequence ATGCGTTCCTTCGTAACTTTTTCCCTTTTTCTCATGATGGGTATTCTGCTTCATGCACAGCCGCGCAATTACGTTCCCGGTGAACTTTTAGTGCAGATGAAAGCAGGCAAGACCCCCGGACTTATGACAATGCAGAATCAGTCAGCCGGACTCACTATTAAAGAACTGATAGCCGATGAAATGAATATCTGGCTTATCGGATATGACGAGTCGGTGATCAGCGATGCTGCCGCTCTTTCGCTCGTAAAGAATTATGATGATGTACATGCGGCACAGTTTAATCATTATATATCACACCGTCCGGGTGTGCCTGACAACGAAACTGCTTCACCGTGGAATTCACCCTTTACAACTACCCCGAACGATCCCCGTTTTGCCGAGCAGTGGGGCCTGAATAATACCGGACAAAGCGGCGGCACTCCTGATGCGGATATAGATGCTCCTGAAGCGTGGGATTTCCACACCGGCGGACTCACCGCGTTTGGTGATACCGTGGTGGTTGCCGTGGTTGACGGCGGATTTGATTTAAACCACCAGGACCTTAATTATTATAAAAACTGGCGTGATATTCCCGGCAACGGACTCGATGATGACCAGAACGGATATATAGATGACTATAACGGATGGAACGCGTATGACCAGAACGGCAATATTCCCTCAGACCAGCATGGCACTCATGTGGCCGGTATTGTCGGAGCAAAAGGGAATAATGCACTCGGGGTCTCAGGCGTCAACTGGAATGTAAAGGTGATGGCTGTTGCCGGTTCTTCGGGGCAGGAAGCCATTGTCCTCCGTGCATATAATTATATACTTAAAATGAGAAAGCTCTATAACCAGACAAACGGCCAGCAGGGGGCTTTTGTGGTTGCAACCAACGCCTCTTTCGGTGTTGACTACGGCCAGCCTTCAAACTATCCGCTCTGGTGCGCGGTATATGACTCACTTGGAGTGCAGGGTGTGTTAAGCTGCGGCGCTACGGCGAATGCGAACGTGAACGTTGATCTTCAGGGAGATATACCAACCGCATGCGCAAGCGATTTTCTTGTTTCCGTTACTAATACAACCCGTACCGATGCAAAAAACTCAGGCGCGGCATACGGTCTTACCACTATTGATCTCGGAGCCCCGGGATCTGCAGTACTTTCCACAGTGCCAAATAATGGCTATTCAAGTTTAACCGGAACTTCCATGGCTACCCCCATGGTCTCCGGCGCAATAGGACTGATGTTTGCCGCGGCTAATCCGCAGCTCATGTCATTTTATAAACTGAATCCGGCACTTGGGGCCTTGCAATTTAAAGAGTATCTTCTTTCGTCAACAGACCCGATACCCGCCTTAAACGGTATTACGGTAACCGGCGGTCGTCTTAATATATATAAAGCTCTCCTTGCCATCGCGGTGCCTCCTGATACCATAGCACCAACAAGAGTTCAGGATCTTGCTGCTTCGGAAGTTACATCATCATCAGTGCGCCTGCAGTGGACAACACCATTGGACACCACCAGAAACGGTGTCGCGGGATATGATATCCGCTATGCAGTTACTCCGATCACGGATAGTGCTTCATTTAATGCTGCTCTTCCGGTCAGTTATTCTCACACGCCTGATACCACGGGAGCTCCGGTAAGTGCCCCGGTCAGCGGACTTACCCCTAATACTACATACTATTTTGCACTCAGAGCATACGACATCTGGGCTAACTGGTCTGACATTTCTAATGTTGTTTCAGTAACTACATGGCAGGTGCCTGTGTTCAGCGCAGCACCAGACAGTATGTTCCATTATCTTAATCTGAACGGAACCCGCACCGATTCAGTCGTGATTTCCAATATATCACTGCATCAGTCCACCATGGAGTGGTCAGTAACTTTTGAGAATAACACTTTTCCGGCAGGTTCTTTAAAAGCAGCAGTCATATCATCGGTTGCGCGCAGTGAGGATAGCCGCCTGCAGGTGAAGCAGAATCCGCCGCAGACCTTCGGCGCGGCAGGAAGAGGAAGCGGTGGTCCGGATGCATTCGGCTATACCTGGATTGACAGCGATGAGCCCTCCGGTCCGGCTTTTGTCTGGAATGATATATCCGCCACAGGAGCTGAGCTGACAAACTGGATATCAACCGGCACTTTCGGCGCCAGGGATGAAGGGTATTCGGGTCCGGTTGCACTTCCGTTTAATTTTAAGTTCTACGGTGAAACTCAGAACGCGGTGTATGTTTCAAGCAACGGCATGATACTCTTTGCAGTTCCTACGGCTAATAATTTTACTAATGCAAATCTTCCCGCAAGTACTGCTCCAAACGGCATTATTGCTCCTTTCTGGGATGACCTTGACGGCACAAACGGAGGAAAGGTATATACGAAGCAGGAGGGTAATACATTTGTTATCCAGTATAACAACTGGCCCCGTTACAGCACAACCGGTTCGGCTTTAACCTTTCAGGTGGTGCTGCATCAGAGCGGAAAGATCGTGTTTTATTATAAAACCATGACTTCTTCCACACTGAACTCGGCAACAGTTGGCATTGAGAATCTGACCGGCACAGTCGGACTTCCGGTTGCCTTTAACGCAGTATATGTAAAAAACAATCATGCAGTTGCCATTCAGGCCGAACCTGACTGGCTGCAGGCCCAGAACTTCTCAGGGATGCTTTATAACGGAAACTCTGCTTCAGTGGTGCTTACCTTTAACGCAAGTGACTTTCCGCAGGGACTGTACTCCATGGATATGAAAATAAGTTCCACTGATCCGGCAGTTCCGGTGAAGACGGTTCCCGTGGTGATGTGGGCAAGCGGGGTTATACCGGTTGAGCTTTCTTCATTCCGAACCGAAGCCGAAAAAGGAGCGGTGCATATATACTGGTCAACCGCGACAGAAACGAACAATGAATCCTTTATCATAGAAAGAAAGAAAAAGGAAGGGGAGTGGACTGCTGCCGGAACGGTTCAGGGACGCGGCACAACAACACAACCCGCGGAATACCGGTTTACCGATTATCCTGAAACAGCAGGGACCTATTACTACCGCCTGAAGCAGCGTGATTTTGACGGTACCGTAAGAATCACTGCCGAAGGAGAAGTATTGGTTGGCATGCCTTCCGTTATATCGCTCGGGCAGAATTACCCCAATCCGTTTAATCCCGCAACCAGGATTGATTATCAGATTCCGTCTGATTCAAAGGTAGTAATAGAAATCTATGAAATGACCGGGCAGAAAATCGCAACACTGCTTAATGCTGAACAGTCAGCAGGATATTACTCGCTAGATGTATCAGCCGGTTCACACGGACTTTCCTCAGGCATATATCTTTACCGGCTGACGGCAGTTGAAGAAGAAAGCGGCAGGAGCATTACTCTGAGCAGGAAAATGGTTATCCTGAAGTAA
- a CDS encoding universal stress protein, translating to MKPEIRKIGLAISFSPNSLAHLELARKLCRRWSSALTLIYAGIPDAAMKKRLEETEASLRSESIPASVVTGSGNPARVILNTAKEQKFDLLIAGALEKENLQGYYIGSVARKLMRNTPCSLLILTPDFSKRGVLRNIYMITAFTEENEPALSYAADLARMSGGSLGLIREFQVPGLAMTVNATGSLTEAEDALEQWKKEEEAKMDIYIREHDFSGIPVTRTCIYGKEGFESSAYTKEQNGDLLVMTAPAKKLSLLDRIFQHDVEYILKELPCSILMVR from the coding sequence ATGAAACCTGAAATCAGGAAAATAGGACTCGCGATCAGCTTTTCGCCTAACTCTCTGGCGCATCTTGAACTCGCCCGCAAGTTATGCCGGCGGTGGAGTTCCGCGCTCACCCTCATCTATGCAGGCATTCCTGATGCAGCCATGAAGAAACGTCTCGAAGAAACAGAGGCTTCTCTCAGAAGCGAATCTATACCCGCCTCAGTCGTAACCGGATCAGGCAATCCGGCGCGTGTAATCCTGAATACAGCAAAAGAACAGAAATTTGATCTGCTGATAGCAGGCGCTCTTGAGAAAGAAAATCTGCAGGGCTATTATATAGGCTCAGTTGCCCGCAAACTCATGCGCAACACCCCCTGCTCGCTGCTCATTCTCACCCCCGATTTCAGCAAACGGGGCGTGCTCAGAAATATCTATATGATTACTGCGTTTACTGAAGAAAATGAACCGGCGCTCAGCTATGCAGCAGATCTTGCAAGAATGTCCGGCGGCTCTCTCGGGCTTATCAGGGAGTTTCAGGTACCGGGGCTTGCCATGACCGTGAACGCGACCGGCTCACTCACCGAGGCTGAAGATGCTCTTGAGCAGTGGAAAAAGGAAGAAGAAGCCAAGATGGATATCTATATCCGCGAACATGACTTCAGCGGCATACCTGTTACCCGCACCTGCATCTACGGCAAGGAGGGTTTTGAAAGCAGCGCGTATACAAAAGAACAGAACGGCGACCTGCTGGTGATGACCGCTCCCGCGAAAAAACTCAGTCTGCTTGACCGCATTTTCCAGCATGATGTTGAATATATACTAAAGGAGCTCCCCTGCTCCATACTGATGGTGCGCTGA
- a CDS encoding lipocalin family protein: MKKALLFFSLFFAGCSVDIPEGIQAVEGIELERYLGTWYEIARLDHSFERGLSNVTATYARRDDGGIKVLNRGFKDAKGEWSEAEGKAFFVAEPTLGRLKVSFFGPFYGGYNIIKLDKENYHYVLICGDTKDYLWILARTKTIPEDIKNELLSFAKDKGFATEKLIFVKHDK, from the coding sequence GTGAAAAAAGCGTTGTTATTTTTTAGTCTGTTCTTTGCCGGCTGTTCGGTTGATATACCTGAAGGAATTCAGGCAGTTGAAGGTATTGAGTTAGAACGCTATCTTGGCACCTGGTACGAAATCGCACGGCTTGACCATTCATTCGAGCGGGGGCTGAGCAATGTGACGGCAACGTACGCCCGCCGTGATGACGGAGGTATAAAAGTCCTGAACCGGGGATTTAAAGATGCAAAAGGTGAGTGGAGTGAGGCAGAGGGAAAAGCATTTTTTGTAGCAGAGCCGACTCTCGGCCGGCTGAAGGTGTCATTCTTTGGTCCGTTTTACGGCGGATATAATATCATAAAACTGGATAAAGAAAATTATCACTACGTTCTGATCTGCGGTGATACGAAAGACTATCTCTGGATTCTCGCCCGCACCAAAACTATTCCTGAGGATATTAAAAATGAGCTGCTCAGTTTTGCAAAGGATAAGGGTTTTGCGACTGAAAAGCTGATTTTTGTGAAGCATGATAAATAA
- a CDS encoding GNAT family N-acetyltransferase → MKPFSFSPITSGHIPRLLQMMEDFYKIDGYPFDSALTGKNCRDFLEKEHLGRGWLIMEGTTVIGYLLLCFGFSFEFGGRNAFLDELYIIEEFRGRGAGSLAVDFILKEAPNHGVKALHLEVELTNHRAFSLYKRKGFTEHKRRLMTVRF, encoded by the coding sequence ATGAAGCCGTTCTCCTTCTCTCCGATTACCTCCGGTCACATCCCCCGTCTGCTGCAAATGATGGAAGATTTTTATAAAATTGACGGCTATCCTTTTGATTCCGCGCTCACCGGAAAAAACTGCCGTGATTTCCTCGAAAAGGAACACCTCGGCAGGGGCTGGCTTATTATGGAGGGGACAACGGTTATTGGTTATCTGCTCCTTTGCTTTGGGTTTTCCTTTGAGTTCGGAGGCCGGAATGCCTTTCTTGATGAACTCTATATTATTGAAGAGTTCAGAGGACGGGGTGCCGGTTCCCTGGCAGTGGATTTCATTTTGAAAGAAGCCCCGAATCACGGAGTAAAGGCACTGCATCTTGAGGTGGAATTAACCAACCACAGGGCGTTTTCGCTTTATAAAAGAAAAGGATTTACGGAGCACAAAAGGCGGCTGATGACGGTCCGGTTCTGA
- a CDS encoding nitrilase family protein, which produces MEKPFLQILLLQYDPVWEDKEANQTKILNLIHHAQVPTDLIILPEMTLTGFSMNVEALAEDEKGPTCLFFSKLAYKYNTHLIIGLIRKFEGKIYNSLLHFDREGKIVAEYRKIHLFGLADENKNYSAGSDPVMTDICGWKTGLSICYDLRFPELYRYYGKQKADLMVNIANWPVPRVHHWKHLAPARSIENLCYTVACNRMGNDPYVAYDGSSMVCAPTGEVIDCQTITDETLYYTINKQQIEMAREKFPFLEDMVLVKE; this is translated from the coding sequence ATGGAAAAACCATTCTTACAAATATTACTTCTTCAGTATGATCCGGTGTGGGAAGACAAAGAAGCAAATCAGACCAAAATCCTCAACCTGATTCACCATGCCCAGGTTCCTACTGACCTGATCATCCTTCCTGAAATGACCCTGACCGGATTCAGCATGAACGTTGAAGCGCTAGCCGAAGATGAAAAAGGCCCGACCTGCCTCTTCTTCAGCAAACTGGCGTATAAGTATAACACGCATCTGATTATCGGACTAATCCGAAAGTTTGAAGGAAAGATTTATAACTCACTGCTCCACTTTGACCGGGAAGGGAAAATCGTTGCCGAATACCGCAAGATTCACCTCTTCGGGCTGGCGGATGAAAACAAAAATTACTCAGCCGGCAGCGATCCGGTTATGACTGATATCTGCGGCTGGAAGACAGGACTTTCCATCTGCTATGATCTCCGCTTCCCTGAACTCTACCGTTACTACGGCAAGCAGAAAGCCGATCTGATGGTTAACATTGCCAACTGGCCGGTACCGCGCGTTCATCATTGGAAGCATCTGGCCCCGGCCCGCTCAATTGAGAATCTCTGTTACACCGTCGCCTGCAACAGAATGGGAAATGACCCCTATGTTGCTTACGACGGCTCTTCCATGGTCTGCGCTCCGACCGGTGAAGTGATTGACTGCCAGACCATCACTGATGAAACACTTTACTATACTATTAATAAGCAGCAGATTGAGATGGCCAGGGAGAAGTTCCCCTTCCTGGAAGATATGGTATTGGTTAAAGAGTAA
- a CDS encoding cation:proton antiporter: MNTSETALFLLILGIMLLLARGLGEMFRAIKQPMIIGEILAGIILGPTVLGMLAPDIYNQFFTASAAITSALNGLAMLGVVLLLIVSGLEVDLGVLIRQSKVAGLTSITGIAFTFAAGFGLSYLFPAFLGMAPEKNHLIFSVFIGTALSITALPVVAKILMDLKLFKSEIGFTVIAAAMLNDITGWIIFSILIAQISDSSHGFSPQTTVLLMFTFLLVTLVFGRKLFNRILPVIQKKFSLPGSVLNFIFIAGLAGAAFTEYIGIHAIFGAFIVGIAIGDSAHLKEETREIIQQFVTNIFAPLFFVSIGLRVNFILNFDFFLTLTLIVVATASKVTGSALGARAAGMGQTESMAVGFGMNAHGAMEIILGLLALEYGLIGERTFVALVIMAIVTSVISGPLMSVYAERLRKLRTLKGLLSPASVYITEARTKDEVIRELCKKAAARYRTDETSLRIAVLAREESSSTGLVNGLALPHARITVKEPLILCALSQKGIEFDSMDREPSHIIFLLITPLAMPELQLQLLSDIAKPFDSDELALAVSKDPGSFYALLSEKIT, translated from the coding sequence ATGAACACCTCCGAAACTGCGCTCTTTCTGCTGATTCTCGGCATAATGCTCCTCCTGGCGCGCGGGCTTGGAGAGATGTTCCGCGCCATAAAACAGCCGATGATTATCGGTGAAATACTGGCCGGCATCATCCTCGGGCCGACAGTTCTTGGTATGCTGGCACCTGACATATATAATCAGTTTTTCACCGCCAGTGCCGCGATAACCTCAGCACTTAATGGCCTTGCAATGCTTGGCGTTGTACTTCTGCTGATCGTTTCAGGTCTTGAAGTTGACCTGGGCGTGCTCATCCGTCAGTCAAAGGTAGCCGGATTGACAAGCATAACAGGAATAGCGTTCACCTTTGCTGCCGGTTTCGGGCTTTCTTACCTTTTCCCTGCCTTTTTAGGAATGGCACCGGAGAAAAACCATCTGATTTTTTCTGTCTTTATCGGAACAGCGCTTTCAATCACCGCCCTGCCGGTTGTGGCTAAGATTCTGATGGATCTGAAACTCTTTAAATCTGAAATTGGATTCACGGTTATTGCGGCAGCAATGCTTAATGATATAACCGGGTGGATTATCTTTTCCATCCTGATTGCACAGATATCTGATTCAAGCCACGGTTTCTCACCGCAAACTACTGTTCTGCTGATGTTCACGTTTTTGCTGGTAACTCTGGTTTTTGGGAGGAAGTTATTCAACAGAATTCTTCCTGTTATTCAGAAAAAATTCTCCTTACCGGGCAGCGTTTTGAATTTCATCTTTATCGCTGGACTTGCCGGTGCCGCATTTACTGAATATATAGGAATTCATGCCATCTTCGGCGCATTCATCGTCGGTATTGCTATCGGTGATTCTGCTCATCTGAAAGAGGAGACCAGAGAAATCATTCAGCAGTTTGTAACAAATATCTTTGCGCCGCTGTTTTTTGTGTCAATCGGACTCCGTGTTAATTTTATTCTCAACTTTGATTTCTTCCTGACACTCACCCTGATAGTTGTTGCAACCGCGTCAAAGGTAACCGGTTCAGCGCTCGGGGCTAGGGCAGCAGGCATGGGACAAACAGAATCCATGGCAGTGGGGTTTGGAATGAATGCTCATGGCGCCATGGAAATTATCCTTGGTCTTCTTGCCCTAGAGTACGGCCTGATAGGTGAACGCACCTTTGTTGCACTTGTTATCATGGCCATCGTCACTTCGGTCATCAGCGGGCCTCTTATGTCTGTATATGCAGAGCGGCTCCGCAAACTGCGCACGCTCAAAGGTCTTCTCTCCCCCGCATCAGTATATATTACGGAAGCCCGTACAAAGGATGAAGTAATACGTGAACTGTGCAAAAAGGCGGCTGCCCGGTACCGCACGGATGAAACATCACTCCGCATAGCGGTGCTGGCACGGGAGGAATCTTCTTCAACGGGTCTGGTTAACGGACTGGCGCTTCCCCATGCGCGCATAACGGTTAAGGAACCTCTCATACTCTGCGCTCTTTCACAAAAAGGGATAGAATTTGATTCCATGGACAGAGAGCCCTCACACATAATATTTCTGCTCATTACTCCCCTTGCCATGCCGGAACTTCAGCTTCAGCTGTTGTCTGACATTGCCAAACCGTTTGATAGTGATGAGCTGGCACTTGCTGTCAGCAAAGACCCCGGTTCGTTTTATGCTCTTCTTTCAGAGAAAATTACCTGA